A genome region from Cohaesibacter gelatinilyticus includes the following:
- a CDS encoding DUF2061 domain-containing protein produces MDTSYRIFIKSITWQVLGLFSMTLVGYLFTGSLTAGGGIALVSSAIGFGFYFMHEVIWSKIKWGRATRSL; encoded by the coding sequence TTGGATACTTCCTATCGAATATTTATCAAATCAATTACTTGGCAAGTATTGGGGCTTTTTTCCATGACGCTGGTTGGCTATCTGTTCACCGGTTCCCTGACTGCCGGAGGTGGCATTGCACTTGTGAGTTCGGCTATAGGCTTTGGGTTCTATTTCATGCATGAAGTGATTTGGTCCAAGATTAAATGGGGACGTGCGACACGTTCCTTGTAG
- the gph gene encoding phosphoglycolate phosphatase (PGP is an essential enzyme in the glycolate salvage pathway in higher organisms (photorespiration in plants). Phosphoglycolate results from the oxidase activity of RubisCO in the Calvin cycle when concentrations of carbon dioxide are low relative to oxygen. This enzyme is a member of the Haloacid Dehalogenase (HAD) superfamily of aspartate-nucleophile hydrolase enzymes (PF00702).): protein MTKAIVFDLDGTLIDSAPDLHQASNRLLADLDTEPLSLETIRSFVGNGVPKLVERVLKARDLYRDEARHASMVTQFLAHYDAALHDKTVLYPGVVDCLDALKAQGFSIGICTNKPEAQTRAIVKGLDLERFVGAIIGGDSLPVKKPAIEPLQETLRQLGLGVASSSDDVIYVGDSEVDAATAKAAEIPFFLFTDGYRKSPINQLPHTVAFNDYAELEYLINSKWS, encoded by the coding sequence ATGACAAAAGCAATTGTTTTCGATTTGGACGGCACTTTGATCGATAGTGCCCCGGACCTGCATCAGGCCAGCAACCGCTTGCTCGCTGATTTGGATACAGAGCCTTTGTCGCTGGAAACCATCCGATCCTTTGTTGGCAATGGAGTGCCCAAACTGGTCGAACGGGTTTTGAAAGCACGCGATCTTTATAGAGATGAAGCTCGACATGCTTCCATGGTCACACAGTTTCTGGCGCATTATGATGCAGCTTTGCATGACAAAACCGTGCTTTATCCCGGTGTTGTCGATTGTCTTGATGCTCTGAAGGCTCAAGGTTTCTCCATCGGCATTTGCACCAATAAGCCGGAAGCACAAACCCGTGCTATCGTCAAAGGACTGGATCTGGAACGGTTTGTCGGTGCCATCATTGGTGGCGACAGTTTACCGGTAAAGAAACCTGCAATCGAGCCACTGCAGGAAACACTCCGTCAACTGGGGTTAGGTGTAGCTTCATCATCAGATGATGTGATTTATGTCGGTGACAGCGAGGTCGACGCAGCCACAGCAAAGGCAGCTGAGATTCCATTTTTCCTGTTTACAGACGGATATCGAAAATCACCAATAAACCAGCTACCACACACAGTAGCCTTCAATGATTATGCCGAGTTGGAATATCTGATCAATAGTAAATGGTCCTGA
- a CDS encoding HAD family hydrolase, producing the protein MIRALIFDVDGTLAETEEAHRQAFNVTFKQAGLDWHWSKELYRDLLKVTGGKERMNAYQAGLTQAHPFLNEAQIADLHQQKTRRYGQILAEGHLSLRPGVETLINRARNSNIRLAIATTTNIPNVDALIQCCWNLPAHEVFEVIAAGDEVDTKKPAPDVYLLALERLGLGPQDCIAIEDSRNGVLSAKAAKIPVLTAPSWYTSGDDVSKSDWLVEDLTDPLIAQLLGTQLVTA; encoded by the coding sequence ATGATCAGAGCGCTGATATTTGATGTTGATGGCACCTTGGCAGAGACTGAAGAAGCCCATAGGCAAGCTTTCAATGTAACCTTCAAACAGGCTGGCCTCGATTGGCATTGGAGCAAGGAGCTATACCGGGATTTGCTGAAAGTTACGGGCGGCAAGGAGCGTATGAATGCTTATCAGGCTGGATTGACACAAGCGCATCCATTTCTCAACGAGGCTCAAATTGCAGATCTGCATCAACAAAAGACTAGGCGCTATGGCCAGATCTTGGCGGAAGGCCACCTTTCCTTGCGTCCCGGAGTGGAGACGCTGATCAATCGCGCCAGAAATAGCAACATCCGTCTTGCCATAGCCACCACAACCAATATCCCCAATGTGGATGCTCTTATCCAGTGTTGCTGGAACCTGCCAGCCCATGAAGTTTTCGAGGTGATTGCAGCCGGGGATGAAGTAGACACGAAAAAGCCAGCGCCGGATGTCTATCTTTTAGCACTTGAAAGGTTGGGTCTGGGACCGCAGGACTGCATTGCCATCGAAGACAGTCGCAATGGTGTTTTGTCTGCAAAAGCAGCCAAAATTCCGGTACTGACCGCACCAAGCTGGTATACAAGCGGTGACGATGTCTCAAAAAGCGATTGGCTGGTTGAAGATTTGACAGATCCGCTGATAGCGCAATTGCTTGGGACACAATTGGTGACGGCATGA